One window of the Novipirellula caenicola genome contains the following:
- a CDS encoding TolC family protein → MATSVSAQVVQLAPEHSFAQFLMLVEDDIEQIDAPNDESLANGQRQSNTASASPEISLDAAGSNQAAGSNQAASSLDAARQGLATTGDPTLTLADVFASLYRSYPEIQRARQEPTIASGQLMSAYGEYDTKFRAESISEPTGFYENYRNGLSLARQTWWGGYVSAGYRIGRGFYQPWYKERQTDDAGEFKLAYVQPLLQGRAIDPERVAVFQATLAQQAAGPIIQQTILDISRDAAAVYWDWVAMGSILQAQRELLSLAERRGEQFDVGVKAGKFAEIDLILNQQLIAERKAKVLETEQKFRATSFKLALYLRDAAGQPMVPSDAWLPQKFPVIQPPPASDFQADLAAALSRRPEPQLLQFEMRSVQLDRRLAHNELLPRFDFISEASQDMGEPATKSDDKGEFELVIGFTSEVPIQRRKARGKIQQTNGKIVQINEKLRLTQDKIANELQIAHNALQLSSQIVEQTEVSLRTALETLDRYRFAFEKGKIDLIYLNLLEGKANETEIKLVEAQRNWFAALAQMQIALGLDPLDQAMVVSSLPDSDMPGPGHLPEPELPQPDVMERDWQLHSGSPPADATDQ, encoded by the coding sequence TTGGCTACTAGCGTCAGCGCCCAGGTTGTCCAGCTTGCCCCCGAGCACTCGTTTGCTCAGTTTTTGATGTTGGTGGAAGACGACATCGAGCAAATCGACGCACCAAACGACGAATCGCTTGCCAATGGACAACGCCAGAGCAACACGGCTTCCGCATCCCCCGAAATTTCGCTGGACGCGGCTGGATCGAATCAGGCGGCTGGTTCAAATCAGGCGGCTAGCTCACTCGACGCGGCGCGACAGGGCCTGGCGACAACCGGCGACCCGACCTTAACGTTGGCGGATGTCTTCGCCAGTTTGTACCGATCGTATCCTGAGATCCAGCGAGCGCGACAAGAGCCAACGATCGCCAGCGGCCAGCTCATGTCTGCCTACGGCGAGTACGACACCAAGTTCCGTGCCGAGTCGATTTCGGAGCCAACCGGGTTTTACGAAAACTATCGCAACGGCCTTAGCCTTGCTCGGCAAACATGGTGGGGAGGGTACGTTTCGGCTGGCTATCGCATCGGCCGCGGTTTTTATCAACCTTGGTACAAGGAACGCCAAACCGACGACGCGGGCGAGTTCAAGCTGGCGTATGTGCAACCTCTATTGCAAGGGCGCGCGATTGACCCCGAGCGTGTTGCCGTGTTCCAAGCCACGCTTGCGCAACAGGCCGCAGGTCCGATCATCCAGCAAACGATCTTGGATATTTCGCGGGATGCCGCTGCGGTCTATTGGGACTGGGTTGCGATGGGCAGCATCCTGCAAGCTCAACGCGAACTGCTTTCGCTTGCTGAACGCCGCGGCGAGCAATTCGACGTGGGAGTAAAAGCAGGCAAGTTCGCCGAAATCGACTTGATTTTGAATCAACAACTGATTGCCGAACGCAAAGCAAAAGTTTTAGAGACCGAACAGAAGTTCCGTGCAACCTCATTCAAACTTGCACTCTATCTTCGTGATGCCGCCGGTCAACCGATGGTGCCCAGCGACGCTTGGTTGCCGCAAAAATTCCCGGTCATTCAACCGCCACCCGCGAGCGACTTTCAAGCCGATTTGGCCGCCGCACTAAGCCGGCGTCCCGAACCGCAGCTGCTGCAGTTCGAAATGCGAAGCGTCCAACTCGATCGTCGCTTGGCGCACAACGAATTGCTGCCGAGATTTGATTTCATCAGCGAGGCGTCGCAAGACATGGGGGAACCTGCCACCAAGTCCGATGACAAGGGCGAATTTGAATTGGTCATTGGCTTTACCAGCGAGGTGCCAATCCAACGACGCAAAGCACGCGGCAAGATCCAACAAACCAACGGCAAAATCGTTCAGATCAACGAGAAGCTACGCTTGACTCAAGACAAGATTGCCAACGAGTTGCAGATCGCGCATAACGCACTACAACTTTCGTCGCAAATCGTCGAACAAACCGAGGTCTCGCTTCGCACCGCACTCGAAACGCTTGACCGTTATCGGTTCGCGTTTGAGAAAGGGAAAATCGATCTGATCTATTTGAATCTGCTTGAGGGCAAAGCGAATGAGACCGAGATCAAACTGGTCGAGGCTCAGCGGAATTGGTTTGCTGCGCTGGCCCAGATGCAGATCGCACTCGGCTTGGATCCGCTAGACCAAGCAATGGTGGTTTCATCGCTTCCCGACAGCGACATGCCTGGCCCTGGCCATCTTCCCGAGCCCGAACTGCCCCAACCCGACGTGATGGAACGCGACTGGCAACTGCACTCGGGTTCGCCCCCAGCTGACGCGACGGATCAGTAG
- a CDS encoding DUF1552 domain-containing protein translates to MKRISISRRTLLRGSGAAVALPLLDAMIPAMTASAATVAASENLKRIGYVYIPMGYNPVHWTPQGEKLDVLPTSLQPLESVKDQVTVITNTDLKNAYPGSHATSNSSFLSAARAKRTESSDYRSGTTVDQIAARQIGRESQLPSLELSMDLLSTVGQCDNGYACVYQNSLSWSSPTQPLPAEAHPRLVFESLFGEGGTAEQMQAARSKRASLLDLVTTEIKRIKNRVGAADRNKIDGYLDSIREVERRIQLAEANAADNPLPDLDRPVGVPASYAEHAKLMFDLQLLAFQGDITRVVSFQLAREASTRTYPEIGVPDPHHPVTHHGNDPEKLEKVAKINQFHVSLFADFLKRLSETPEGNGTLLDHSLYLYGSGMGDPDAHDHTNLPILVAGGAAGGMQGGRHIKFAETTPLSNVHLTLLNKVGVPLETFADSTGTVDDLFDPVTL, encoded by the coding sequence ATGAAACGCATTTCGATTTCAAGACGGACGCTGTTGCGGGGCAGCGGTGCGGCCGTCGCACTGCCGCTATTGGATGCGATGATTCCCGCGATGACCGCTTCGGCAGCAACCGTGGCAGCATCCGAGAATCTGAAACGGATCGGTTACGTCTATATTCCGATGGGATACAACCCGGTCCACTGGACGCCGCAGGGTGAGAAGTTGGACGTGCTGCCGACAAGTTTACAGCCGCTTGAATCGGTGAAGGATCAGGTGACCGTGATCACCAACACCGATTTGAAGAATGCTTACCCCGGTTCACACGCGACCTCCAATTCGTCATTCCTCAGTGCGGCACGCGCTAAACGTACCGAGAGCAGCGACTATCGCAGCGGAACGACCGTGGACCAAATCGCGGCTCGCCAAATCGGTCGTGAATCGCAATTGCCGTCGCTGGAACTTTCCATGGACTTGTTGTCGACCGTGGGGCAATGCGACAACGGCTATGCATGTGTATATCAAAACAGTTTGTCATGGTCATCGCCGACGCAACCGTTGCCTGCGGAAGCTCATCCGCGATTGGTGTTTGAAAGTTTGTTTGGCGAAGGGGGCACGGCCGAACAGATGCAGGCCGCGCGTTCGAAACGGGCAAGTTTGTTGGACTTGGTGACGACCGAGATCAAACGAATCAAGAACCGCGTCGGGGCCGCCGATCGCAACAAGATCGACGGTTATCTTGACAGTATCCGAGAGGTCGAACGGCGGATTCAATTAGCCGAAGCAAACGCCGCCGACAATCCGCTGCCCGATTTGGATCGCCCGGTGGGCGTGCCGGCGTCGTATGCCGAACATGCAAAACTGATGTTTGATTTACAATTGCTGGCGTTCCAAGGAGACATCACGCGTGTCGTTTCGTTTCAATTGGCTCGCGAAGCGAGCACTCGAACGTACCCTGAAATCGGCGTGCCCGACCCGCATCATCCGGTGACGCATCACGGCAACGACCCAGAAAAACTCGAGAAGGTTGCCAAGATCAATCAATTTCATGTTTCGTTGTTCGCCGATTTTCTGAAACGGCTAAGCGAAACTCCCGAGGGCAACGGCACGCTGTTGGATCATTCGTTGTATCTGTACGGCAGCGGCATGGGCGACCCCGATGCACACGACCATACCAATTTGCCTATCCTGGTTGCCGGTGGTGCGGCGGGCGGGATGCAAGGAGGACGTCACATCAAGTTCGCCGAAACGACGCCGCTTTCGAACGTTCATTTGACGTTGCTCAACAAGGTCGGCGTGCCCTTGGAAACGTTCGCCGACAGCACCGGCACCGTGGATGATCTGTTTGACCCCGTGACGTTGTAA
- the arsC gene encoding arsenate reductase (glutaredoxin) (This arsenate reductase requires both glutathione and glutaredoxin to convert arsenate to arsenite, after which the efflux transporter formed by ArsA and ArsB can extrude the arsenite from the cell, providing resistance.): MTTIYHNPRCTKSRQAVELLESRGVEFDVVKYLDNPPSEKELGQIVKMLGIKPEQLVRKKEKLFGELGLGDKALSDKEWIATLAAHPKLIERPIVVHGKKAAIGRPTEKIAELLDA, encoded by the coding sequence ATGACAACGATTTACCATAACCCCCGATGTACAAAATCTCGCCAGGCCGTGGAATTGCTCGAATCGCGTGGGGTCGAATTTGATGTCGTGAAGTACTTGGATAATCCTCCGAGTGAGAAAGAGCTTGGGCAAATCGTCAAAATGCTTGGGATCAAGCCGGAGCAGTTGGTCCGCAAGAAAGAGAAACTGTTCGGCGAACTCGGGCTTGGCGACAAGGCATTGTCGGACAAAGAGTGGATTGCCACGCTGGCGGCTCATCCGAAACTGATCGAACGACCAATCGTCGTGCATGGAAAGAAGGCGGCCATCGGTCGACCCACCGAGAAAATCGCCGAGCTGCTTGACGCGTAA
- a CDS encoding ankyrin repeat domain-containing protein: MNLALCSPLIRHTVIVITLCVMSSRASAADLVDAAEHQQWDVVATQLSAAEVDVNASQGDGMTAIHWAAFHNRADMIKSLVEAGGNVNAMNEYQVSPLSLACEYGCELAVAALLRRDADVNATRLGKETPLMLAARTGSVTIVRSLIQAGADVDAKETAGQTALMWAAAAGNLAAVDALIQAGARVDERVPRSDFSAITFAARQGQTAVVRRLLDAGLDVNATMNPSRRGGRDPRKGTSALLLAVESGHLELAIKLVHWGADPNDQRSGYAPLHAITWVRRTELGDNPAGDPPPRITGSLNTLDFVLAMVDAGADVNLQLRSGSSRGGRLNPKGATPFLLASRGADLSLMKLLLDLGADPAIGNADGTTALMAAAGVGVIAVGEEPGSPEEVNLAIRMLVDLGLDPNTVDRNGETAMHGAALRTFPTTVATLADVGADPAIWNKENRRGWTPHEIAAGKRPGSVKPSPPTIAALDEAMQSHASGIKP; this comes from the coding sequence ATGAATCTCGCTTTGTGCAGTCCGTTGATTCGGCATACGGTCATTGTAATCACCTTGTGTGTGATGTCGTCTCGCGCTTCGGCAGCCGATCTTGTCGATGCGGCTGAACATCAGCAGTGGGACGTCGTCGCGACGCAGTTGTCCGCCGCGGAGGTCGACGTCAACGCGTCGCAGGGTGACGGAATGACGGCGATCCACTGGGCCGCGTTTCATAACCGAGCCGATATGATCAAGTCGTTGGTGGAGGCTGGCGGAAACGTCAATGCCATGAACGAATATCAGGTCAGCCCGCTGAGTCTTGCTTGCGAGTATGGCTGCGAACTGGCAGTTGCGGCGCTCCTTCGTCGCGATGCGGATGTGAATGCAACACGGTTGGGAAAAGAAACACCGTTAATGCTCGCCGCGCGAACGGGTAGTGTCACCATCGTGCGGTCGTTGATCCAAGCCGGTGCCGACGTGGATGCCAAAGAGACGGCAGGACAAACCGCATTGATGTGGGCTGCCGCGGCCGGCAACCTTGCTGCAGTGGACGCTTTAATCCAAGCCGGGGCTCGAGTGGACGAGCGAGTGCCCCGATCCGATTTCTCGGCGATCACGTTTGCTGCGAGACAAGGTCAAACCGCCGTGGTGCGTCGATTGTTGGATGCAGGTTTGGATGTCAATGCAACGATGAATCCATCGCGTCGCGGTGGACGCGATCCGCGAAAGGGGACGTCCGCTCTGTTGTTGGCGGTCGAAAGCGGGCATCTCGAATTGGCGATCAAATTGGTCCATTGGGGAGCCGACCCGAATGACCAACGCAGCGGCTATGCCCCGCTGCACGCGATCACGTGGGTGCGTCGAACCGAACTTGGGGATAACCCCGCAGGCGATCCGCCGCCGCGAATCACCGGTTCGCTCAATACTCTCGATTTTGTTCTTGCGATGGTTGATGCCGGAGCCGATGTGAATTTGCAGCTCCGCAGCGGAAGTTCCCGCGGAGGTCGGTTGAATCCCAAGGGGGCGACACCGTTCTTGTTGGCATCGCGGGGGGCCGATTTATCGCTGATGAAATTGCTGCTCGATCTTGGTGCCGACCCGGCGATTGGAAACGCCGATGGTACGACCGCATTGATGGCGGCCGCCGGGGTCGGCGTGATCGCCGTGGGCGAAGAACCGGGCAGCCCCGAGGAAGTCAATTTAGCGATTCGGATGTTGGTCGATCTGGGGCTCGATCCCAACACGGTGGACCGCAACGGCGAGACGGCGATGCACGGTGCGGCGCTGCGGACGTTTCCCACCACGGTGGCGACGTTGGCCGATGTCGGTGCCGATCCTGCGATTTGGAACAAAGAAAATCGGCGTGGTTGGACGCCACACGAAATCGCCGCAGGAAAGCGTCCCGGAAGCGTCAAGCCTTCGCCACCGACGATCGCCGCGCTCGACGAGGCGATGCAGTCGCATGCATCGGGGATCAAGCCTTAG
- a CDS encoding ferritin-like domain-containing protein, with product MSNDAVITQLNEILKHEWTGVAQYSQASFIIEGPWREVYSSKFEEDAEESFNHAKLIGNKIVALGGVPVAQRNEIKQTRDLREMLENALAFESKAVEMYEKALELAEGTRSLVVFLEDILLQEQEGVDEYSKLLRESAAADAQLSARKSG from the coding sequence ATGTCCAATGACGCCGTAATCACCCAGCTCAACGAAATTCTTAAGCACGAATGGACGGGAGTCGCCCAGTACTCGCAAGCCTCGTTCATCATCGAAGGCCCATGGCGTGAGGTCTATTCGTCCAAGTTTGAAGAGGATGCTGAAGAGTCGTTCAATCACGCCAAGTTGATCGGAAACAAGATCGTCGCGCTCGGTGGCGTTCCGGTCGCTCAGCGAAACGAGATCAAACAAACACGCGACCTACGCGAAATGCTCGAAAATGCATTGGCGTTCGAGTCCAAGGCGGTTGAAATGTACGAAAAGGCATTGGAATTGGCCGAAGGAACCCGTTCGCTCGTCGTCTTCCTCGAAGACATCTTGCTGCAAGAGCAAGAAGGGGTGGACGAATACTCGAAACTGCTCCGCGAAAGCGCTGCCGCCGACGCCCAATTGTCGGCTCGCAAGTCCGGCTAA
- a CDS encoding squalene--hopene cyclase, whose amino-acid sequence MRLILSKRVAALLMIGTLWISRSASAEPPITLNDVDEGLPVISASEPISKTFSATTAAQYLDRSALNWQKTKKCATCHTNLFYLAARPALKSVLPDSGEVRRFYEDYRRVRWQQRMPSEGQGFWTIVVATGLTWNDLQTTGKLSDVARETLDMMWTTQRTDGGWNWPDCDYAPLEIDDHYGVTLAALAVGIAPNGYSDTPQSQSGLEKLRKYLDGNPPKSLHHRAMLAWGSVRVDGIASESDRDETLAELLALQLDDGGWSTAGLLTDWKDLVRPDDRPLQTETSDGYGTGLVIVIARELGLPPDDARLQRGIAWLKANQRENGMWFTRSPVNECSNLVSNAGSAFAILALQACGELPGGTLSTTPS is encoded by the coding sequence ATGAGACTGATCCTATCGAAGCGAGTCGCTGCATTGCTGATGATTGGCACTCTGTGGATTAGCAGATCCGCTAGTGCGGAGCCGCCAATCACCTTGAATGACGTTGACGAAGGCTTGCCCGTGATCTCGGCGAGCGAACCAATCTCGAAAACGTTTTCGGCCACAACGGCGGCACAATACTTGGATCGTTCCGCTCTGAATTGGCAGAAGACGAAAAAGTGTGCCACCTGTCATACCAATCTGTTCTACTTGGCCGCACGCCCGGCACTGAAGTCGGTGTTGCCGGACTCGGGCGAAGTCCGCCGGTTTTACGAAGATTATCGCCGGGTGCGTTGGCAGCAGCGGATGCCTTCCGAGGGTCAAGGTTTCTGGACGATCGTTGTCGCGACGGGGCTGACTTGGAATGACTTGCAAACCACTGGCAAACTGAGCGATGTCGCACGAGAAACGCTCGACATGATGTGGACGACGCAGCGAACTGATGGTGGATGGAATTGGCCCGACTGTGATTACGCGCCGCTAGAGATTGACGATCACTACGGCGTCACCCTCGCTGCGTTGGCTGTCGGCATCGCCCCGAATGGCTACTCCGATACTCCGCAATCGCAATCGGGGCTAGAAAAGCTTCGCAAGTATTTGGATGGCAATCCGCCGAAATCGCTGCATCACCGTGCGATGCTTGCGTGGGGTTCGGTCCGAGTCGACGGCATCGCCAGCGAATCGGATCGAGACGAAACGCTCGCAGAACTTCTCGCCCTGCAACTTGATGACGGCGGTTGGTCAACTGCGGGACTTCTCACGGACTGGAAAGACCTGGTCCGGCCCGACGACCGACCGCTGCAGACCGAGACCAGCGACGGTTATGGAACGGGGCTTGTGATCGTCATCGCGCGGGAACTCGGATTGCCGCCGGACGACGCGCGGCTGCAACGCGGAATCGCGTGGCTGAAAGCGAATCAGCGAGAAAACGGCATGTGGTTTACGCGATCTCCGGTCAATGAGTGCAGCAATCTTGTCTCCAATGCGGGCAGCGCCTTTGCGATCCTGGCCCTGCAGGCCTGCGGCGAATTGCCGGGCGGAACGCTGTCAACGACGCCGAGCTAG